One segment of Arcanobacterium phocae DNA contains the following:
- a CDS encoding GNAT family N-acetyltransferase: MKNAKPWVWSELLPAHLEQLINLISSTEIFDNNPIRTSRGEIESYFGASHVWRAQGAWVGSTLVAFGLARLANDGSATNTITLSGVVHSRWRSHGLGAELLQRQISVAQELSEHLGADNAHALLYVETDHDNVAQLAGNFGFIRRATFVQVRGKTTLQLPGHKLSNYVSIEELADEMLEDVRRMHNMVVRESSLFDIQTAESWTLVLADVDREWCLVAVDRFGDRPRVVGYLLASVFVSLVDGQEKPEAYIEEVVVSAQWRNSGVGSALVSAVLERFTQAGYDSVVADVAVTDPDGSAFIDVFDETGFSEVGRTHVMSLTL; this comes from the coding sequence ATGAAAAATGCTAAGCCGTGGGTTTGGTCAGAACTCCTCCCAGCACATCTTGAGCAGTTGATTAACCTTATTTCATCGACTGAAATATTCGACAACAATCCTATCCGGACATCTCGTGGCGAGATTGAATCCTATTTTGGTGCAAGCCATGTATGGCGCGCACAAGGAGCGTGGGTTGGCAGTACTCTGGTGGCCTTCGGTCTAGCTAGGTTAGCTAATGATGGGTCAGCTACTAACACGATCACCTTATCTGGAGTAGTGCATTCCCGGTGGCGTTCCCATGGGTTAGGGGCAGAGCTGTTACAACGCCAGATCTCGGTGGCACAGGAGCTATCTGAACATCTTGGTGCTGATAACGCACATGCACTACTATATGTGGAAACTGACCATGATAATGTTGCACAACTTGCGGGCAATTTTGGTTTTATAAGACGAGCAACATTTGTACAAGTTCGAGGGAAGACGACGCTGCAACTGCCTGGGCATAAGCTGTCGAATTATGTGTCGATCGAGGAATTGGCAGATGAGATGCTTGAGGACGTGCGTCGGATGCATAACATGGTTGTTCGCGAATCATCACTGTTTGATATTCAAACTGCTGAATCGTGGACATTAGTTTTGGCCGACGTCGATCGGGAGTGGTGTCTGGTTGCAGTTGACCGCTTTGGAGATCGGCCACGTGTTGTCGGCTATTTGTTGGCATCTGTGTTTGTCAGCCTGGTTGACGGTCAAGAAAAACCGGAGGCCTATATTGAGGAAGTTGTTGTGAGCGCACAGTGGCGTAACTCGGGTGTAGGGTCAGCCTTAGTTAGCGCAGTATTGGAGCGTTTCACACAGGCTGGATACGATTCGGTTGTTGCTGACGTGGCAGTAACAGACCCAGATGGTTCTGCCTTTATTGATGTTTTTGACGAAACCGGATTTTCAGAGGTAGGACGAACTCACGTTATGTCTTTAACGTTGTGA
- a CDS encoding RNA polymerase sigma factor: MAVSSRPSEKLQMYLDTEELAKHRVSELKIIASDLGLSIPSKAVKATYIKEISEFVSATLSNSSAGGKLDVALKEDSANKSDSKPSKNEVADSEEGTEESIQTPDEPVSLDDEEEVDLEAEDLVVVDDESEDDVDEEDDEAESSADDADDDQEHVKETAAKRSGAYIVRDSDETDEPVQRVHVAGATADPVKDYLKQIGKVALLNAEEEVELAKRIEAGLFAQHILDTTSIEDARRRRELEIISRDGHKAKNHLLEANLRLVVSLAKRYTGRGMLFLDLIQEGNLGLVRAVEKFDYAKGYKFSTYATWWIRQAITRAMADQARTIRIPVHMVEVINKLARVQRQMLQDLGREPTVEELAHELDMTEDKVIEVQKYGREPISLHTPLGEDGDSEFGDLIEDSEAVVPADAVGFTLLQEQLHQVLDTLSEREAGVVSMRFGLTDGQPKTLDEIGKVYGVTRERIRQIESKTMSKLRHPSRSQVLRDYLD; encoded by the coding sequence GTGGCTGTTTCTTCCCGTCCATCTGAAAAACTCCAAATGTATTTAGATACTGAGGAGCTTGCTAAGCATCGGGTGTCAGAACTGAAAATTATCGCATCAGATCTAGGCCTGTCTATACCTTCTAAAGCAGTTAAAGCGACGTACATTAAAGAGATTTCCGAATTTGTTTCAGCGACGTTATCGAATTCATCTGCTGGCGGGAAACTTGATGTTGCTTTGAAAGAAGATAGTGCTAATAAATCCGATTCTAAGCCATCTAAGAATGAGGTTGCAGATTCTGAAGAAGGTACTGAAGAATCAATCCAAACTCCTGATGAGCCAGTTTCTCTCGATGATGAAGAAGAAGTGGACCTTGAAGCTGAAGATCTCGTTGTAGTAGACGATGAGTCAGAGGATGATGTCGACGAGGAAGACGACGAAGCTGAGTCAAGTGCTGATGATGCCGATGATGATCAAGAACACGTCAAAGAAACGGCTGCTAAGCGGTCGGGTGCCTACATAGTTCGCGATTCTGATGAGACAGATGAGCCGGTGCAACGCGTACACGTTGCAGGAGCTACTGCAGATCCAGTCAAAGATTATCTCAAACAAATCGGAAAAGTAGCGTTGCTGAACGCAGAAGAAGAAGTCGAGCTGGCAAAACGCATTGAGGCGGGATTGTTTGCACAGCACATTCTTGATACAACATCTATTGAAGACGCTCGACGTCGGCGTGAATTGGAGATCATTTCGCGTGATGGGCATAAAGCAAAGAATCACTTGCTTGAGGCTAATCTCCGTTTGGTCGTTTCACTCGCAAAACGCTATACCGGACGTGGAATGCTCTTCCTTGACCTTATCCAGGAAGGCAACCTTGGTTTAGTTCGTGCTGTTGAAAAGTTTGATTACGCCAAGGGCTACAAGTTTTCGACGTATGCTACTTGGTGGATTCGCCAGGCTATTACGCGTGCTATGGCAGACCAAGCTCGCACAATTCGTATTCCTGTCCATATGGTGGAAGTTATTAATAAACTGGCTCGAGTTCAGCGACAAATGTTGCAAGATCTGGGACGTGAACCAACAGTTGAAGAGCTTGCCCACGAGCTTGATATGACTGAAGATAAAGTAATCGAGGTCCAAAAATATGGGCGTGAGCCAATATCGCTCCATACGCCGCTAGGTGAAGACGGTGACTCTGAATTTGGTGATCTCATCGAAGATTCAGAAGCTGTTGTTCCGGCTGATGCTGTCGGTTTTACGTTGTTACAAGAGCAATTGCACCAGGTACTAGACACTCTGTCTGAGCGGGAAGCTGGAGTGGTTTCGATGCGTTTTGGTCTGACCGACGGGCAGCCAAAGACCTTAGACGAAATTGGAAAAGTTTACGGGGTGACACGCGAACGTATTCGACAGATTGAATCGAAGACAATGTCGAAGCTTCGGCATCCGTCACGCTCGCAAGTATTGCGCGATTACCTAGATTAA
- a CDS encoding 3'-5' exonuclease, with the protein MTYAVLDVETTGLDPDSDNIIEIGIILLDEALEQEGTFHRLIQPRRAVSAQHIHHISDAMLAQAPSFSEIDQEIISILDGRIVVAHNAMFDLRFINAEFSRTASPAFIHRKHAVCTMDQSQIYCPPGSHSLVGLATRLGIEVPVAHRALADALTCSYLFKHYFCQEQQGHRYTSRACNRQGETVLPCEWERATPWVARSQSNLI; encoded by the coding sequence ATGACATACGCAGTATTAGACGTTGAAACGACAGGTTTGGATCCAGATAGTGACAATATCATTGAAATCGGCATAATACTTTTAGACGAGGCTCTAGAGCAAGAGGGTACGTTCCACCGCCTTATTCAGCCCCGCAGAGCTGTCTCGGCACAACACATTCATCACATTAGTGATGCGATGCTAGCACAGGCACCATCTTTTTCAGAGATAGACCAGGAGATAATCAGCATTCTCGATGGAAGAATCGTAGTTGCTCATAATGCTATGTTTGATCTGAGATTTATAAACGCTGAATTCTCACGTACTGCTAGCCCGGCATTCATTCATCGCAAACATGCAGTTTGCACTATGGATCAATCGCAGATTTATTGTCCGCCTGGCTCCCATTCGTTAGTAGGCTTGGCCACACGACTCGGCATAGAGGTCCCAGTTGCCCACCGAGCATTGGCTGATGCGTTAACGTGCTCGTATCTTTTCAAGCATTATTTTTGCCAAGAACAACAGGGTCACCGCTATACGTCTCGTGCCTGCAATCGCCAGGGTGAAACCGTCCTACCTTGTGAGTGGGAGCGAGCAACCCCATGGGTTGCTCGCTCCCAATCAAACTTAATCTAG
- a CDS encoding polyprenyl synthetase family protein: MPLTDFRANVSARLEALLAATPTFIADGRDQSLFDEFVHSAQLLGAHGKRTRALCVAGGFEAINRTDDDLPLAAGVAVELYQISALIHDDIIDSADIRRGVPAAHRLFQSLHTQQSFNGNAELFGKHAALLLGDYLLSLAGEEFARQNSSPQAYRTASAIFHAMTAETAFGQYMDMRAEYTALADINANAINDAFLVLLHKSARYSVELPVLLGAALAGADETELSRLSAFARPLGEAFQLRDDELGIFGNPSQTGKPAGSDIQEGKRTVLIALTRSMCTEHERAFVDSCLGSRLSEEDVEKIKSIITSSGAFYAHEQLIKKREEQAMLALPYEAPILNNLAKSLVGRRW, from the coding sequence ATGCCTCTCACAGATTTCCGAGCTAATGTTTCAGCACGATTAGAAGCACTACTAGCAGCTACTCCTACTTTCATAGCTGATGGCCGTGACCAATCACTGTTTGACGAGTTTGTACATTCGGCGCAGTTACTAGGCGCCCACGGAAAACGCACTCGAGCTTTGTGCGTGGCGGGCGGCTTTGAGGCTATCAACAGAACCGACGACGATCTGCCACTAGCTGCAGGAGTTGCCGTTGAGTTATATCAAATTTCAGCTCTGATACATGACGACATAATTGACTCAGCAGATATCCGTCGCGGTGTTCCTGCAGCCCATCGCCTTTTCCAGTCCCTCCATACTCAGCAATCTTTCAATGGAAATGCAGAACTATTTGGCAAACACGCAGCCCTCCTGTTAGGCGACTATCTATTGTCGCTCGCTGGGGAAGAGTTCGCGCGTCAAAATTCATCCCCGCAGGCGTACCGCACAGCTTCCGCTATTTTTCACGCGATGACTGCTGAAACAGCTTTCGGACAGTATATGGATATGCGGGCTGAATACACTGCTCTTGCTGACATCAACGCCAATGCAATCAATGATGCTTTCTTAGTTTTATTACATAAGTCTGCGCGGTATTCAGTCGAGCTCCCCGTGTTACTCGGTGCTGCGCTCGCTGGAGCAGACGAAACTGAACTTTCCAGACTCTCTGCTTTTGCACGCCCTCTGGGCGAAGCTTTCCAGCTTCGAGACGATGAATTAGGCATCTTTGGAAATCCTAGTCAAACAGGCAAACCCGCAGGAAGCGATATTCAAGAAGGCAAACGTACTGTTTTAATCGCGTTAACTCGAAGCATGTGCACTGAGCATGAGCGCGCTTTTGTCGATTCTTGCCTTGGCTCGCGTTTATCTGAAGAAGATGTCGAAAAGATCAAATCTATTATAACTTCTTCCGGTGCATTCTATGCCCACGAACAACTTATTAAAAAGCGAGAAGAACAGGCTATGCTAGCCCTTCCATATGAGGCACCTATCCTGAATAATCTTGCAAAGAGTCTTGTAGGACGACGTTGGTGA
- a CDS encoding DNA gyrase/topoisomerase IV subunit B, producing MKNVPQIKEEYTARHLSVLEGLEAVRKRPGMYIGSTDSRGLMHCAWEIIDNAVDEATEGYASTIAIILHPDSSVEVCDDGRGIPVDEVPGTGASGVEVVYTKLHAGGKFGGGSYSSSGGLHGVGASVVNALSQRLDVAVNRNGKTYEISFQRGEPGTFDDGATLSPDAPFTPATSASNLRVTGKVAKKVTGTRVRYWYDPQIFPADSTFSYDALIERVREKAFLVPGLTITVRDARSDTPQEEEFRYDGGVVDFVDFLATDPAVTSTMHLTGEGTFNETVQVLDKKSGHLKATDVERSCAVDIALRWGSGYDTIEESFVNIIATPKGGSHIGGFEQGLVKVVRATIDQKARQLKITARDPRIEKDDILAGLTAVVAVRFPEPQFEGQTKEILGTAPVRGIVAKVVDTELSKILASTKRDQKTENSRLLEKIVAEMRARVAARTQKEISRRKNALETSSLPAKLADCRSEDVEHSELFIVEGDSALGTAKLARNSEFQALLPIRGKILNVQKASPADILKNQEVSSIIQVIGAGSGRTFDLDAARYGKVVFMTDADVDGAHIRTLLLTLFFRYMRPLVEAGRVYAAVPPLHRIEVSGQGRRKGEYIYTYSDAQLQQELKKLERAKRSYKEPIQRYKGLGEMDADQLAETTMDPTHRSLRRISMADEVALRYAEETFELLMGSDVAPRKEFIIDGASQISRDRIDI from the coding sequence ATGAAGAACGTGCCGCAGATCAAAGAAGAATACACAGCTCGCCATTTGTCCGTGCTCGAGGGCCTCGAAGCTGTTCGCAAGCGCCCTGGAATGTATATCGGTTCCACCGATTCTCGAGGGCTGATGCATTGTGCTTGGGAGATTATTGACAACGCTGTAGACGAAGCTACCGAAGGTTACGCATCGACTATTGCTATCATTCTTCACCCCGATTCATCTGTTGAAGTCTGTGATGATGGTCGTGGAATCCCGGTAGATGAGGTACCCGGAACTGGTGCATCGGGAGTTGAAGTTGTCTACACCAAGTTGCATGCAGGCGGAAAATTTGGTGGCGGATCTTATTCGTCATCTGGCGGTTTGCACGGTGTTGGGGCGTCTGTTGTTAACGCTTTATCTCAGCGGCTGGACGTAGCGGTCAACCGTAACGGTAAAACATACGAAATTTCATTCCAGCGCGGTGAGCCTGGAACATTCGACGACGGAGCTACGCTTAGTCCGGATGCGCCCTTTACACCAGCAACGAGTGCATCAAATCTGCGAGTTACTGGCAAAGTCGCAAAAAAAGTTACCGGCACGCGTGTGCGCTACTGGTACGATCCACAAATTTTTCCAGCCGACTCGACGTTTTCATACGACGCCCTAATTGAACGGGTACGCGAAAAAGCGTTCCTGGTTCCTGGCCTAACTATTACGGTACGAGATGCTCGTAGCGACACACCTCAAGAAGAAGAATTCCGATATGACGGCGGTGTTGTTGATTTCGTTGACTTTCTTGCTACTGATCCGGCGGTTACTTCAACAATGCATCTCACCGGAGAAGGAACCTTTAACGAAACTGTTCAAGTGCTAGACAAGAAGTCAGGGCATTTAAAAGCAACTGATGTGGAACGTTCGTGCGCAGTAGATATTGCTCTAAGATGGGGAAGTGGATACGACACTATCGAAGAATCCTTTGTCAATATTATTGCTACGCCTAAAGGTGGTAGTCATATAGGTGGCTTTGAGCAGGGGCTAGTGAAGGTTGTTCGGGCTACTATTGATCAAAAGGCTCGTCAGCTTAAGATAACTGCGCGCGACCCACGAATTGAAAAAGACGATATTCTTGCCGGGCTGACCGCCGTTGTTGCCGTGCGATTCCCAGAGCCTCAGTTCGAGGGGCAAACAAAAGAAATTTTAGGCACTGCTCCGGTCAGAGGAATCGTGGCTAAAGTTGTCGATACTGAACTGTCAAAAATTTTGGCATCGACAAAGCGCGATCAGAAAACAGAAAATTCTAGGCTACTGGAGAAAATAGTCGCAGAAATGCGGGCACGAGTCGCTGCCCGGACTCAGAAAGAGATTTCTCGCCGAAAGAACGCACTGGAGACGTCGTCGTTGCCAGCAAAATTAGCTGACTGTCGCAGTGAAGATGTGGAACACTCAGAACTATTTATTGTCGAGGGCGATTCTGCGCTGGGAACTGCTAAATTAGCTCGAAACTCTGAATTTCAAGCTTTGTTGCCAATCCGCGGTAAAATCCTCAATGTGCAAAAAGCTTCTCCGGCAGACATCTTGAAAAACCAGGAAGTATCGTCGATTATCCAAGTCATCGGTGCTGGTTCGGGACGAACCTTCGATCTCGACGCGGCTCGATACGGCAAAGTTGTTTTTATGACCGATGCAGATGTAGACGGTGCCCATATTCGTACATTGCTTTTAACACTATTTTTCCGTTACATGCGTCCGTTAGTTGAAGCCGGTCGCGTATATGCTGCCGTCCCGCCACTTCACCGAATCGAAGTGTCTGGGCAAGGGCGTCGTAAAGGGGAATATATCTACACTTATTCTGATGCCCAACTCCAGCAGGAGCTTAAGAAACTCGAGCGTGCGAAAAGAAGCTATAAAGAACCAATCCAGCGGTACAAGGGCTTGGGCGAGATGGACGCGGACCAATTAGCAGAAACAACAATGGATCCGACGCATCGCTCGCTACGGCGTATATCGATGGCAGATGAAGTAGCGCTACGATATGCGGAGGAAACATTCGAACTACTGATGGGATCCGATGTTGCGCCACGAAAAGAGTTTATTATTGATGGCGCATCACAAATTTCTCGTGACCGGATCGACATCTAA
- a CDS encoding DUF7455 domain-containing protein: MTTLTEETTRSTFTAADRCDACGAQAYVRVDMASGQLMFCAHHARKYNAKLSEVALSIVDESEKIS, from the coding sequence ATGACAACACTAACTGAAGAAACAACACGCTCAACCTTCACAGCAGCTGATCGTTGCGATGCATGCGGAGCACAAGCATACGTACGTGTTGATATGGCATCCGGACAATTAATGTTCTGTGCACATCACGCGCGTAAATACAATGCCAAACTCAGCGAAGTAGCGTTATCGATTGTCGATGAATCTGAAAAAATAAGCTAA
- a CDS encoding GNAT family N-acetyltransferase, translated as MQHPETPPLRSRSFAERLGAPAVVRLPGPHLGLTWRELVRADLSAVVDLMSSLTESPFGFAPPSSRTVSHWFDEITAQPGTYDVLSGWDQHGKLQAVATVLVNDKPLSELQAEVSAVVRPDWVGRGIGRSLLEWQDDRARQLMSQYPSDLPVSIRALVTEKNAGRRRLLAAGGYAPISYITHVSTKISDRYRDVSLKARERLGTQGFQLESYNPSVDTELRKLHNRLILELERYQPISVPAWQAKLSRADHDFSLLLIKDHQLVGYMLAEQIPEVSALRIYYYGIERALRRNGIGTDLMLSVLGFAHDAGITTVAVPVVSRYEQIPQSLVSAGFEFAHREIVYSIDI; from the coding sequence ATGCAGCATCCAGAGACACCACCGTTACGTAGCCGGTCATTTGCCGAACGTCTAGGCGCCCCAGCTGTCGTCCGGCTACCTGGCCCACATCTTGGGCTGACATGGCGAGAGCTAGTGCGCGCAGACCTATCTGCTGTTGTTGATCTTATGTCCAGTCTTACGGAATCTCCATTTGGGTTCGCGCCACCGTCTTCTCGGACTGTGAGTCATTGGTTTGACGAAATTACCGCGCAACCTGGCACGTATGATGTGCTCAGTGGCTGGGACCAACATGGGAAGCTTCAAGCTGTGGCTACAGTGTTAGTTAATGATAAGCCTCTATCGGAATTGCAAGCTGAAGTATCAGCTGTGGTTCGGCCTGATTGGGTCGGGCGTGGCATCGGACGCTCACTTTTGGAATGGCAAGATGATCGAGCTCGTCAACTTATGTCACAGTATCCGTCAGATCTCCCGGTATCTATTCGTGCGTTAGTCACGGAAAAAAATGCGGGGCGACGACGCCTCTTGGCTGCCGGTGGCTATGCTCCAATTAGCTATATTACTCATGTGTCTACTAAGATCTCGGACAGGTATCGCGATGTTTCGCTCAAAGCCCGTGAACGGTTAGGAACACAGGGGTTTCAGCTAGAAAGCTATAATCCAAGTGTTGACACCGAACTACGTAAATTGCACAACCGGCTTATCCTTGAGCTAGAACGTTACCAACCGATCTCTGTGCCCGCTTGGCAGGCAAAGTTATCACGTGCAGATCACGATTTTTCTTTGTTGCTTATTAAAGACCACCAGCTTGTAGGATACATGCTTGCGGAACAGATTCCTGAGGTATCTGCTCTTCGAATTTATTATTACGGCATCGAAAGAGCTTTGCGGCGCAACGGTATTGGCACAGATCTGATGCTGAGTGTTTTAGGCTTTGCTCACGATGCTGGTATAACAACAGTTGCCGTGCCGGTTGTTAGTCGTTATGAACAAATACCACAGTCGTTGGTCTCCGCTGGCTTTGAATTTGCCCATCGCGAGATTGTTTACTCCATTGATATCTGA
- a CDS encoding DUF4192 family protein codes for MKTHVITDPSQCLLLAPHMLHTDVTNAVLVCHLIQHQNNYVLSAIARLDLDTDSLPPSSACDDLVEFVADANPDALCLCWISQNLDELNLRSGLESFFFALLSRLRETVKKMQPARVAPIYFLCTNKYIWGQVQSREDHLIIENARPYQNLLETPFACELLLDDTYRIGGMWARVALRRRQKCIDVEKQYCNNAQDLNGQRLWTNSLAKIAHDPRALSPSSAVKILGGMTRIGKLNATLHDAQIRDRILLWVITGRKVSDPVAWADCYSLMREAPMSYALPHRARAAVDILNACGSFSADDSPCAYGTIAYIYWWIGETEQAMTAAQLSLKSDPSYRMAQLISAIISARILPPWMNK; via the coding sequence ATGAAAACACATGTTATTACTGATCCATCTCAATGCCTGCTTTTAGCTCCACATATGCTCCATACGGATGTCACTAATGCTGTTCTAGTCTGTCATTTAATACAACATCAGAATAATTACGTACTATCAGCAATCGCGCGGCTAGATTTAGATACTGACTCACTTCCTCCGAGTAGTGCTTGTGATGACTTGGTTGAATTTGTAGCTGACGCGAATCCAGATGCTTTATGCTTATGTTGGATTTCTCAAAACCTCGATGAACTTAACCTAAGATCGGGTTTGGAGAGTTTTTTCTTCGCTCTATTAAGCAGACTACGAGAAACTGTGAAGAAAATGCAGCCGGCTCGTGTAGCCCCCATTTATTTCTTGTGTACAAATAAATATATCTGGGGACAAGTGCAAAGTAGAGAAGACCACCTAATTATAGAAAATGCCAGACCGTATCAGAATTTACTCGAAACGCCATTTGCATGTGAGCTTCTTTTGGATGATACATACCGTATTGGAGGCATGTGGGCTCGCGTTGCATTGCGACGACGTCAAAAATGTATCGACGTCGAAAAACAATATTGCAATAACGCTCAGGACCTGAACGGACAACGGTTGTGGACTAATTCGTTGGCTAAGATAGCCCATGATCCGCGCGCGCTATCACCTAGCTCTGCGGTCAAAATTTTAGGCGGAATGACACGGATAGGGAAACTTAATGCGACTTTGCATGACGCTCAAATTCGAGACCGGATTTTGTTATGGGTAATAACTGGACGCAAGGTTTCAGATCCGGTGGCGTGGGCAGATTGCTACTCGCTAATGCGTGAGGCGCCGATGAGTTATGCCTTACCACATCGGGCACGAGCTGCGGTTGATATTCTCAATGCTTGTGGGAGCTTTTCAGCGGATGATTCTCCTTGTGCATATGGGACAATCGCTTATATTTATTGGTGGATAGGAGAAACAGAACAAGCGATGACGGCCGCTCAGTTATCTCTTAAGTCAGATCCTTCATACAGAATGGCACAGCTAATATCGGCAATTATTAGTGCGCGCATTTTGCCCCCGTGGATGAATAAATGA
- a CDS encoding universal stress protein, whose product MSIVVPVGRGDRFNPILRRGITLAQNRDTSLVVLFSSVLDECSQDEIDKNVDLITDELEQVDIAFDIVTRLDGCELATKIRETALANDASLIIISLAPKPSHGSYQLGSQIQKLLVDAPCELLIMRDPISE is encoded by the coding sequence ATGAGCATTGTTGTGCCCGTTGGTCGGGGAGACCGGTTTAACCCTATTCTTCGACGAGGAATCACCTTAGCCCAGAATCGCGACACATCGCTTGTTGTACTTTTTTCGAGTGTCTTGGACGAATGTTCGCAGGACGAGATTGATAAAAATGTCGATTTGATCACAGACGAATTAGAACAGGTCGACATTGCGTTTGATATTGTTACCCGTCTGGATGGGTGCGAGTTAGCTACCAAGATTCGTGAGACTGCATTGGCTAATGATGCTAGTTTGATCATTATCTCGCTTGCCCCCAAGCCTTCTCACGGGTCATATCAGCTTGGGTCGCAGATCCAAAAACTGCTTGTCGATGCGCCATGCGAATTACTGATTATGCGTGATCCGATCAGTGAATAG
- a CDS encoding Rv2175c family DNA-binding protein, with product MFNEPVYDKWLSIPETADLLGVPQREVRSAIERRELIAIRRGEHRAWAINSALLAEEHGQVVILPSLRGTLVALHDAGFSSEESLSWLLRENEELEASPLQALHEGKIHAVRRAIQSLAF from the coding sequence GTGTTTAATGAACCTGTATACGATAAATGGTTGTCTATCCCGGAAACAGCTGATCTACTTGGCGTTCCTCAAAGGGAAGTGAGATCAGCTATTGAGCGCCGCGAACTTATTGCAATTCGTCGTGGCGAGCATCGTGCATGGGCAATTAACTCTGCTTTATTGGCCGAAGAACACGGCCAGGTAGTTATTCTTCCATCTCTGCGTGGAACACTTGTCGCTTTGCATGACGCTGGTTTTTCTAGCGAAGAATCGTTAAGTTGGTTGCTCCGTGAGAATGAGGAATTGGAGGCTTCTCCATTACAAGCACTTCATGAAGGTAAGATTCACGCAGTACGGCGTGCTATTCAGAGCCTTGCTTTTTAG
- a CDS encoding LysM peptidoglycan-binding domain-containing protein: MSTWKARSNAALATATAVTLLAPTVAHAASTPLNETTRLNPVKTHVPAKPLTMTYQVRPGDTVWGISRRTGIPMAEIIQANNLGPTALIRIGQRLQLPAQTPVIRDVTPTTTQATSTPSPSASNYVVQAGDTLGTIAQRFGTTVADLVSKNSISNPNLIFPGQKLVISADSLAPAPAPAPAPAPAPAPAPAPAPAPITQKTPQKRLVENNFPGYTYADEVVDAANSNKNTLVTRQLPSRAEMQQIIRETATQMGVDPRLALAHAYIESGFDASAVSPANAIGVMQVIPSSGEWAGTLVGRKLNLLDPRDNVVAGIAIIRYLHNSADNFDQAVAGYYQGLGGVKRYGMRPDTVAYVAKLKAAMERF, from the coding sequence ATGTCCACATGGAAGGCGCGCTCGAACGCCGCGCTAGCGACAGCTACTGCTGTTACTCTTCTTGCCCCGACAGTTGCGCATGCAGCTAGCACACCACTTAACGAAACAACACGTTTAAATCCGGTAAAAACTCATGTTCCAGCGAAACCATTGACTATGACCTACCAAGTGCGACCGGGCGATACAGTCTGGGGTATTTCACGACGCACTGGCATTCCGATGGCCGAAATCATCCAGGCAAACAATCTTGGACCTACAGCGCTAATCCGTATTGGTCAACGCCTTCAACTTCCGGCACAAACTCCTGTGATTCGTGATGTCACGCCGACAACGACTCAGGCTACCTCTACTCCATCACCATCAGCATCCAACTATGTTGTTCAGGCTGGTGACACTTTGGGCACAATTGCTCAGAGGTTCGGTACAACTGTTGCCGACCTAGTAAGTAAAAACAGCATCAGCAACCCAAATTTGATCTTTCCCGGGCAAAAACTAGTTATTTCAGCAGATTCGCTGGCCCCAGCTCCTGCACCAGCCCCTGCACCAGCTCCTGCACCAGCCCCTGCACCAGCCCCTGCACCAGCCCCAATTACTCAAAAAACTCCTCAAAAGCGTCTAGTGGAAAATAATTTCCCAGGCTACACATACGCCGATGAAGTTGTTGACGCGGCCAATAGCAACAAAAATACTTTAGTAACTCGCCAGCTTCCGTCTCGTGCCGAAATGCAACAAATAATCCGTGAAACTGCTACTCAGATGGGTGTGGATCCGCGGCTGGCACTTGCTCATGCTTACATTGAATCTGGTTTTGATGCCAGCGCTGTATCACCAGCAAACGCAATCGGAGTCATGCAAGTCATTCCGTCGTCTGGAGAATGGGCAGGCACTCTAGTGGGACGAAAACTCAATCTGCTTGATCCACGTGACAATGTTGTTGCTGGCATTGCAATTATCCGCTACCTGCATAACTCCGCGGATAATTTTGACCAAGCCGTAGCTGGCTACTATCAGGGTCTCGGCGGGGTGAAACGGTACGGAATGCGGCCTGACACAGTAGCATATGTAGCTAAACTCAAAGCAGCAATGGAGCGTTTCTAA